The Maledivibacter sp. genomic interval CAGGTGCAAGGGCAGAATATGGACTGTTAAAACCATTATTAGAGAAAATAGATAAAGATGTAGAATCAGAATTACAATTAGTGGTTACAGGAATGCACTTATCACCAGAGTTTGGGTTAACCTATAAAGACATAGAAAATGATGGATATACAATATATGAAAAAGTCGAAATATTATTAGGTTCTGATACCCCCATAGGGATTTCAAAATCAATGGGATTAGGTATGATAGGTTTCGCAGAAGTTTATGGTAGGTTAAAACCAGACTTAATACTAGTACTAGGAGATAGATATGAAATTTTTGCAGCTGTAAGTGCCGCAGCTGTGACGAGAATTCCAGTTGCACACTTGCATGGAGGGGAAATAACTGAAGGAGCTTTTGATGAAGGTTTTAGGCATTCTATAACCAAAATGAGTTATCTACATTTTACCAGTACGGAAGAATATAGAAAAAGGGTTATACAGCTTGGGGAGCATCCAGATAGGGTGTTTAATGTAGGCGCTATAGGTGTAGATAACATAAATAATATGAAGCTTTTATCAAAAAAAGAATTAGAAGAAAGTATTGGTTTTGAGTTTGGGCAAAAAACAGCGTTGGTTACTTTTCATCCGGTGACATTAGAAAATCAAACATCAAAGGAGCAATTTGAAAATATTCTTAAAGCTATTGATGAATTTGAAGAGCTTAAGATAATATTTACAAAATCAAATGCTGATACAGATGGAAGAATAATTAATAGCATGATGGATAATTATGTTGACCAAAATAAAGACAAGGCTGGAGCCTTTGTTTCTATGGGACAACTTAGATATTTGAGTGCTATGAGATATGTTGATATTGTTGTGGGGAATTCGTCAAGTGGCATAAT includes:
- the neuC gene encoding UDP-N-acetylglucosamine 2-epimerase, which translates into the protein MKKKICVITGARAEYGLLKPLLEKIDKDVESELQLVVTGMHLSPEFGLTYKDIENDGYTIYEKVEILLGSDTPIGISKSMGLGMIGFAEVYGRLKPDLILVLGDRYEIFAAVSAAAVTRIPVAHLHGGEITEGAFDEGFRHSITKMSYLHFTSTEEYRKRVIQLGEHPDRVFNVGAIGVDNINNMKLLSKKELEESIGFEFGQKTALVTFHPVTLENQTSKEQFENILKAIDEFEELKIIFTKSNADTDGRIINSMMDNYVDQNKDKAGAFVSMGQLRYLSAMRYVDIVVGNSSSGIIEAPSFKIPTINIGDRQKGRIQAKSVINCKPLKNDIIGSINKALSKDFRESLIHIKNPYGNDDVSYNILKTIKKYLFNNSFNIKKGFYDIS